The genomic window AAGAATACAAATCACTCGAGCAAAAGCGAAAGTTCTATGACAGTGGTGATTGGAAACATATTCGTGCTGAAGTAAAGAAACGCGACAACAATGAATGTCAGGAATGCAAACGTAATGGTCTTGTTAGAATCGATGACATTAACGAACTAAACAATGATGGCACACGAAAGAAGATTCAATTAGTCGTGCATCACATTAAAGAGTTAGAAGATCATCCAGACTTAGCACTCGACATTAACAATCTCGAAACACTTTGTGTTGATTGCCATAACCGTATTCATGGTCGAGTATTCAGCAAGCCAAACAAGTGGAGAGACGATGAAAAGTGGTAATACCCCCCGGGTCAAAAAGTTTTGCGATTTTTTAAATCGTGGGCACCGGTGATGGGGTCGTTTGTCTAAAAATATTCAAAAATACGCCTTCACATTAGAGGGGTAAGGGGGGAGGGGTTACATGAGAAAAGTCGATGTCGAAGCATTACGTGAGCAGCTGTTAAGTAAGATTGATACAGCTGACTTGAAGGAAGTAGAAAAGG from Lysinibacillus sp. G4S2 includes these protein-coding regions:
- a CDS encoding HNH endonuclease, producing the protein MQEYKSLEQKRKFYDSGDWKHIRAEVKKRDNNECQECKRNGLVRIDDINELNNDGTRKKIQLVVHHIKELEDHPDLALDINNLETLCVDCHNRIHGRVFSKPNKWRDDEKW